The genomic region GCAGGCCCTGGGCCCAAGCCAATCGCCGCCACCAGCACCACCACGGGGTGCCACCAGGGCGCCGTTCGCCGGGCATAGTGCTTGGGCAAATCGGGATAGCGCCAGGTGGTCACGGCCAGCAGCCCCACCACGATTGCCACGAAGGGGATGGCCGACGCCACGGCCAGGTTGAGTCCCGTCAGCTCTGGGCGTGTAAAGGTGCCCATGCCCAGTTCCTGGGCCGCCTGCGCGAAAGTCAGGCCGGTGGCGGCCACCGTCATCCCGACCGCCGGCGAGGGAAAGCCGCGAAAGAACATGTGTCCGCCCGCGCCCGTATCCGCCACATCCTCAGCATCGAAGCGCGCCAGGCGAATCAGCACACAAGCCAGCAGGGCCGCCCCCGCCCCCCAGGCAAAGTAAGGCGACCAGCCCGCGGCGACGCCCAGCACCCCCACCAGAAAGGCGGGGGCCACCCCGAATCCAACCACGTCACAGAGCGAGTCGAGGGCGGCACCAAACTTTCCGGTCGTGCCGGTCATGCGGGCCACGGCCCCATCCAGCATGTCGCAGACCCAAGCTCCCAGGATCAGCCAGGAGGCGAGCTTGATCGGCCACCAACCGGCTTCCGCATTCCAGCCCGAGAGCGTCACAAGCGCCCCGAAGCCGCACATCGCGTTGCCCAGCGTGATGGCATTGGGAGCGGCCTGACGAAGCGCCTGGCCGAGGTCAAAACGGGCGCGTCGAGCAGTCCCGGTGGCGTCGGGGCGCAGCGCTTCCGAAACGATCTCAGACATGCATGCCTCCTATCGCCCCGGGCACCTCAAGCAGGTCCTGACGACCGGACAGCCAGTCGGCGAGGGTGGTGAACCAGGGTCCCTCCGGCAGCCC from Candidatus Sericytochromatia bacterium harbors:
- a CDS encoding CDP-alcohol phosphatidyltransferase family protein, with amino-acid sequence MSEIVSEALRPDATGTARRARFDLGQALRQAAPNAITLGNAMCGFGALVTLSGWNAEAGWWPIKLASWLILGAWVCDMLDGAVARMTGTTGKFGAALDSLCDVVGFGVAPAFLVGVLGVAAGWSPYFAWGAGAALLACVLIRLARFDAEDVADTGAGGHMFFRGFPSPAVGMTVAATGLTFAQAAQELGMGTFTRPELTGLNLAVASAIPFVAIVVGLLAVTTWRYPDLPKHYARRTAPWWHPVVVLVAAIGLGPGPALLGFFGLYALTGPLFGRRRRPAPGRTA